In one Sander lucioperca isolate FBNREF2018 chromosome 7, SLUC_FBN_1.2, whole genome shotgun sequence genomic region, the following are encoded:
- the ric8a gene encoding synembryn-A isoform X4, whose product MAMKMDLKGIIEQMETGEQDAALTALQSYNREMNHCFTFSQEDEQYRELLGELVLSFLNRELQPSCQLACLETVRILTRDKDCLDPFLSRSAMSTLARYAGIAVFSTATPAHSQPGEGQAEGEGGEGEEAAEASSEGMEEASPSSENADQEVIAEALKSICNILLHKQTGQVIAADLQLIKGVAERLKQCHDPIWNHEVRFFDLRLTFLLTALRVDVRAQLAQELHGISLLGNHLEATLGLSWADTLETARAGLEDVPPEQLPPLSRQQIELAMEILKILFNITFDTTKRKVDEEEAAGYRHLGAILRHCLMSHADGEERTEEFHSHVVHLLGNLPLPCLDVLLMPKVQQGSIEYMGVNMDAVNMLLEYMEKRLDGGHKLKETLLPSLNLLTESARIHRETRKFLRSKVLPPLRDVKNKPEVGNSLRNKLVRIMTHIDTDVKDCAAEFLFVLCKESVSRFIKYTGYGNAAGLLAARGLLRGGRDSGIYSEDEDSETEEYREAKAHINPITGAVQEEQPDPMEGMTEEQKEIEAMKLVQMFDRLSRTNLIQPMQLGMDGKMTEIAPEDLHKLTHNPLFPPEPRQEPVNSDSEDEAQ is encoded by the exons ATGAACCACTGCTTTACGTTCAGCCAGGAAGACGAGCAGTACAGAGAG CTGCTGGGGGAGCTGGTGCTCAGCTTCCTGAACAGGGAGTTGCAGCCGTCCTGTCAGCTGGCTTGTCTAGAAACGGTCCGAATCCTGACTAGAGACAAAGATTGTCTGGATCCCTTCCTCAGCCGCTCGGCCATGTCCACTCTTGCCCGCTACGCTGGCATCGCCGTGTTCAGTACTGCCACACCTGCACACAGCCAGCCGGGGGAGGGCCAAG cggagggggagggaggagagggggaagagGCAGCAGAAGCATCCAGCGAGGGCATGGAGGAAGCCTCCCCTTCCTCAGAAAACGCTGACCAGGAAGTGATTGCTGAGGCTCTCAAGTCCATCTGTAACATCCTGCTACACAAGCAGACGGGACAG GTGATAGCAGCAGATCTACAGCTGATAAAGGGCGTGGCAGAGAGGCTGAAGCAGTGTCATGATCCCATCTGGAACCATGAG GTGCGATTCTTCGACCTGCGCCTCACCTTCCTGCTGACCGCCCTGAGAGTGGACGTCAGGGCACAGCTGGCTCAGGAGCTTCACGGCATCAGTCTGCTAG GCAACCATTTGGAGGCCACACTGGGTCTGAGTTGGGCAGATACATTGGAGACGGCCAGGGCAGGGTTAGAGGACGTCCCACCGGAACAACTGCCCCCACTGAGCCGGCAGCAGATAGAACTAGCCATGGAAATACTGAAAATACTGTTCAATATCACATTTGACACAACCAAGCGCAAGGTCGACGAG gaagAGGCAGCTGGGTACAGACATTTGGGAGCCATACTGAGACACTGTCTAATGAGTCATGCAGACGGAGAGGAGCGCACTGAGGAGTTCCACAG CCATGTTGTTCACTTGCTAGGCAACCTCCCTCTGCCCTGTCTGGATGTACTGTTGATGCCCAAAGTGCAACAAGGCTCCATAGAGTACATGGGGGTCAACATGGATGCTGTAAACATGCTGCTGGAGTACATGGAGAAAAGACTGGACGGG GGACATAAGCTGAAGGAGACCCTTCTCCCATCACTCAACTTGCTGACTGAGAGTGCCCGAATCCACCGAGAGACCAGGAAGTTCctcaggtcaaag gtgctgCCCCCACTGCGTGACGTGAAGAACAAGCCCGAGGTGGGCAATTCCTTGAGGAACAAACTAGTCCGTATAATGACACACATTGACACCGACGTCAAGGACTGTGCTGCTGAATTCCTGTTTGTTCTCTGCAAAGAAAGTG TTTCAAGGTTCATTAAGTACACTGGGTACGGTAATGCTGCAGGTCTGCTGGCTGCCAGAGGACTGCTTCGGGGGGGCAGAGACTCTGGGATCTACTCTGAAGATGAAGATTCTGAGACAGAGGAGTACAGAGAGGCCAAAGCCCA TATAAACCCAATAACAGGAGCTGTACAGGAGGAGCAGCCCGATCCCATGGAGGGAATGACAGAGGAGCAGAAAGAAATTGAAGCCATGAAGCTGGTCCAAATGTTTGACCGACTGTCAAG GACCAATTTGATCCAGCCCATGCAGCTCGGTATGGATGGGAAGATGACAGAGATTGCTCCAGAGGATCTGCATAAACTGACCCACAATCCTTTGTTCCCGCCAGAGCCCCGCCAGGAGCCAGTTAATTCAGACAGTGAAGATGAGGCTCAGtaa
- the ric8a gene encoding synembryn-A isoform X3, giving the protein MAMKMDLKGIIEQMETGEQDAALTALQSYNREMNHCFTFSQEDEQYRELLGELVLSFLNRELQPSCQLACLETVRILTRDKDCLDPFLSRSAMSTLARYAGIAVFSTATPAHSQPGEGQAEGEGGEGEEAAEASSEGMEEASPSSENADQEVIAEALKSICNILLHKQTGQMDGWQVIAADLQLIKGVAERLKQCHDPIWNHEVRFFDLRLTFLLTALRVDVRAQLAQELHGISLLGNHLEATLGLSWADTLETARAGLEDVPPEQLPPLSRQQIELAMEILKILFNITFDTTKRKVDEEEAAGYRHLGAILRHCLMSHADGEERTEEFHSHVVHLLGNLPLPCLDVLLMPKVQQGSIEYMGVNMDAVNMLLEYMEKRLDGGHKLKETLLPSLNLLTESARIHRETRKFLRSKVLPPLRDVKNKPEVGNSLRNKLVRIMTHIDTDVKDCAAEFLFVLCKESVSRFIKYTGYGNAAGLLAARGLLRGGRDSGIYSEDEDSETEEYREAKAHINPITGAVQEEQPDPMEGMTEEQKEIEAMKLVQMFDRLSRTNLIQPMQLGMDGKMTEIAPEDLHKLTHNPLFPPEPRQEPVNSDSEDEAQ; this is encoded by the exons ATGAACCACTGCTTTACGTTCAGCCAGGAAGACGAGCAGTACAGAGAG CTGCTGGGGGAGCTGGTGCTCAGCTTCCTGAACAGGGAGTTGCAGCCGTCCTGTCAGCTGGCTTGTCTAGAAACGGTCCGAATCCTGACTAGAGACAAAGATTGTCTGGATCCCTTCCTCAGCCGCTCGGCCATGTCCACTCTTGCCCGCTACGCTGGCATCGCCGTGTTCAGTACTGCCACACCTGCACACAGCCAGCCGGGGGAGGGCCAAG cggagggggagggaggagagggggaagagGCAGCAGAAGCATCCAGCGAGGGCATGGAGGAAGCCTCCCCTTCCTCAGAAAACGCTGACCAGGAAGTGATTGCTGAGGCTCTCAAGTCCATCTGTAACATCCTGCTACACAAGCAGACGGGACAG atggatggatggcagGTGATAGCAGCAGATCTACAGCTGATAAAGGGCGTGGCAGAGAGGCTGAAGCAGTGTCATGATCCCATCTGGAACCATGAG GTGCGATTCTTCGACCTGCGCCTCACCTTCCTGCTGACCGCCCTGAGAGTGGACGTCAGGGCACAGCTGGCTCAGGAGCTTCACGGCATCAGTCTGCTAG GCAACCATTTGGAGGCCACACTGGGTCTGAGTTGGGCAGATACATTGGAGACGGCCAGGGCAGGGTTAGAGGACGTCCCACCGGAACAACTGCCCCCACTGAGCCGGCAGCAGATAGAACTAGCCATGGAAATACTGAAAATACTGTTCAATATCACATTTGACACAACCAAGCGCAAGGTCGACGAG gaagAGGCAGCTGGGTACAGACATTTGGGAGCCATACTGAGACACTGTCTAATGAGTCATGCAGACGGAGAGGAGCGCACTGAGGAGTTCCACAG CCATGTTGTTCACTTGCTAGGCAACCTCCCTCTGCCCTGTCTGGATGTACTGTTGATGCCCAAAGTGCAACAAGGCTCCATAGAGTACATGGGGGTCAACATGGATGCTGTAAACATGCTGCTGGAGTACATGGAGAAAAGACTGGACGGG GGACATAAGCTGAAGGAGACCCTTCTCCCATCACTCAACTTGCTGACTGAGAGTGCCCGAATCCACCGAGAGACCAGGAAGTTCctcaggtcaaag gtgctgCCCCCACTGCGTGACGTGAAGAACAAGCCCGAGGTGGGCAATTCCTTGAGGAACAAACTAGTCCGTATAATGACACACATTGACACCGACGTCAAGGACTGTGCTGCTGAATTCCTGTTTGTTCTCTGCAAAGAAAGTG TTTCAAGGTTCATTAAGTACACTGGGTACGGTAATGCTGCAGGTCTGCTGGCTGCCAGAGGACTGCTTCGGGGGGGCAGAGACTCTGGGATCTACTCTGAAGATGAAGATTCTGAGACAGAGGAGTACAGAGAGGCCAAAGCCCA TATAAACCCAATAACAGGAGCTGTACAGGAGGAGCAGCCCGATCCCATGGAGGGAATGACAGAGGAGCAGAAAGAAATTGAAGCCATGAAGCTGGTCCAAATGTTTGACCGACTGTCAAG GACCAATTTGATCCAGCCCATGCAGCTCGGTATGGATGGGAAGATGACAGAGATTGCTCCAGAGGATCTGCATAAACTGACCCACAATCCTTTGTTCCCGCCAGAGCCCCGCCAGGAGCCAGTTAATTCAGACAGTGAAGATGAGGCTCAGtaa
- the ric8a gene encoding synembryn-A isoform X1 has protein sequence MAMKMDLKGIIEQMETGEQDAALTALQSYNREMNHCFTFSQEDEQYREEGKLRKLLGELVLSFLNRELQPSCQLACLETVRILTRDKDCLDPFLSRSAMSTLARYAGIAVFSTATPAHSQPGEGQAEGEGGEGEEAAEASSEGMEEASPSSENADQEVIAEALKSICNILLHKQTGQMDGWQVIAADLQLIKGVAERLKQCHDPIWNHEVRFFDLRLTFLLTALRVDVRAQLAQELHGISLLGNHLEATLGLSWADTLETARAGLEDVPPEQLPPLSRQQIELAMEILKILFNITFDTTKRKVDEEEAAGYRHLGAILRHCLMSHADGEERTEEFHSHVVHLLGNLPLPCLDVLLMPKVQQGSIEYMGVNMDAVNMLLEYMEKRLDGGHKLKETLLPSLNLLTESARIHRETRKFLRSKVLPPLRDVKNKPEVGNSLRNKLVRIMTHIDTDVKDCAAEFLFVLCKESVSRFIKYTGYGNAAGLLAARGLLRGGRDSGIYSEDEDSETEEYREAKAHINPITGAVQEEQPDPMEGMTEEQKEIEAMKLVQMFDRLSRTNLIQPMQLGMDGKMTEIAPEDLHKLTHNPLFPPEPRQEPVNSDSEDEAQ, from the exons ATGAACCACTGCTTTACGTTCAGCCAGGAAGACGAGCAGTACAGAGAG GAAGGGAAGTTACGGAAG CTGCTGGGGGAGCTGGTGCTCAGCTTCCTGAACAGGGAGTTGCAGCCGTCCTGTCAGCTGGCTTGTCTAGAAACGGTCCGAATCCTGACTAGAGACAAAGATTGTCTGGATCCCTTCCTCAGCCGCTCGGCCATGTCCACTCTTGCCCGCTACGCTGGCATCGCCGTGTTCAGTACTGCCACACCTGCACACAGCCAGCCGGGGGAGGGCCAAG cggagggggagggaggagagggggaagagGCAGCAGAAGCATCCAGCGAGGGCATGGAGGAAGCCTCCCCTTCCTCAGAAAACGCTGACCAGGAAGTGATTGCTGAGGCTCTCAAGTCCATCTGTAACATCCTGCTACACAAGCAGACGGGACAG atggatggatggcagGTGATAGCAGCAGATCTACAGCTGATAAAGGGCGTGGCAGAGAGGCTGAAGCAGTGTCATGATCCCATCTGGAACCATGAG GTGCGATTCTTCGACCTGCGCCTCACCTTCCTGCTGACCGCCCTGAGAGTGGACGTCAGGGCACAGCTGGCTCAGGAGCTTCACGGCATCAGTCTGCTAG GCAACCATTTGGAGGCCACACTGGGTCTGAGTTGGGCAGATACATTGGAGACGGCCAGGGCAGGGTTAGAGGACGTCCCACCGGAACAACTGCCCCCACTGAGCCGGCAGCAGATAGAACTAGCCATGGAAATACTGAAAATACTGTTCAATATCACATTTGACACAACCAAGCGCAAGGTCGACGAG gaagAGGCAGCTGGGTACAGACATTTGGGAGCCATACTGAGACACTGTCTAATGAGTCATGCAGACGGAGAGGAGCGCACTGAGGAGTTCCACAG CCATGTTGTTCACTTGCTAGGCAACCTCCCTCTGCCCTGTCTGGATGTACTGTTGATGCCCAAAGTGCAACAAGGCTCCATAGAGTACATGGGGGTCAACATGGATGCTGTAAACATGCTGCTGGAGTACATGGAGAAAAGACTGGACGGG GGACATAAGCTGAAGGAGACCCTTCTCCCATCACTCAACTTGCTGACTGAGAGTGCCCGAATCCACCGAGAGACCAGGAAGTTCctcaggtcaaag gtgctgCCCCCACTGCGTGACGTGAAGAACAAGCCCGAGGTGGGCAATTCCTTGAGGAACAAACTAGTCCGTATAATGACACACATTGACACCGACGTCAAGGACTGTGCTGCTGAATTCCTGTTTGTTCTCTGCAAAGAAAGTG TTTCAAGGTTCATTAAGTACACTGGGTACGGTAATGCTGCAGGTCTGCTGGCTGCCAGAGGACTGCTTCGGGGGGGCAGAGACTCTGGGATCTACTCTGAAGATGAAGATTCTGAGACAGAGGAGTACAGAGAGGCCAAAGCCCA TATAAACCCAATAACAGGAGCTGTACAGGAGGAGCAGCCCGATCCCATGGAGGGAATGACAGAGGAGCAGAAAGAAATTGAAGCCATGAAGCTGGTCCAAATGTTTGACCGACTGTCAAG GACCAATTTGATCCAGCCCATGCAGCTCGGTATGGATGGGAAGATGACAGAGATTGCTCCAGAGGATCTGCATAAACTGACCCACAATCCTTTGTTCCCGCCAGAGCCCCGCCAGGAGCCAGTTAATTCAGACAGTGAAGATGAGGCTCAGtaa
- the LOC116040190 gene encoding GTPase IMAP family member 7-like: MGIHSSIPEGRPLRIVMIGKTGVGKSAVGNTILGRKDFHSSASAHSVTQSCEKQQVNNRSRKIDVVDTPGILDTSKSAESIKKEIAKCIQVSSPGPHAFLLVIQIGRFTKEEENCVQALENIFGPEASKYMIILFTRGDELQGTIQDYVQYGHPKLREVINRCGNRYHVFNNKKRRSRTQVVQLINMIDMMVVANGGQHFSEEMYEVAEKTLQQQKKYRETTAEIYNFPFMAELHQKVLRFQAILVAAEQDNTNILMHSSIAS, from the exons ATGGGTATCCACTCTTCCATCCCTGAAG GTCGTCCACTGAGGATTGTGATGATTGGGAAAACTGGAGTTGGAAAAAGTGCCGTCGGTAACACCATTTTGGGTAGAAAGGATTTCCATTCTTCGGCGAGTGCACACTCTGTGACGCAGAGCTGCGAGAAACAACAGGTCAACAACAGGAGCAGAAAGATCGACGTGGTCGATACACCAGGGATTCTGGATACGTCTAAAAGTGCAGAGAGCATAAAGAAAGAGATTGCAAAGTGCATCCAGGTGTCCTCTCCCGGCCCTCACGCCTTTCTGCTGGTCATCCAGATTGGCAGGTtcaccaaagaagaagaaaactgtGTGCAAGCCCTGGAGAACATCTTCGGACCTGAGGCGTCTAAGTACATGATCATTCTGTTCACGCGTGGCGATGAGCTGCAGGGCACCATTCAGGATTATGTGCAATACGGTCACCCCAAACTTCGGGAGGTGATTAACAGGTGCGGTAACCGGTACCATGTCTTCAACAACAAGAAAAGGAGGAGCAGAACCCAAGTGGTTCAGCTGATTAATATGATTGATATGATGGTGGTGGCAAATGGAGGACAGCATTTTAGTGAAGAAATGTATGAGGTAGCAGAGAAGactctgcagcagcagaaaaAGTACAGAGAAACAACAGCAGAGATCTACAACTTCCCCTTCATGGCTGAGCTACATCAGAAGGTCCTTCGCTTCCAGGCCATACTGGTTGCTGCTGAACAAGACAACACCAACATCCTGATGCACTCCAGCATTGCCTCTTAA
- the ric8a gene encoding synembryn-A isoform X2, whose product MAMKMDLKGIIEQMETGEQDAALTALQSYNREMNHCFTFSQEDEQYREEGKLRKLLGELVLSFLNRELQPSCQLACLETVRILTRDKDCLDPFLSRSAMSTLARYAGIAVFSTATPAHSQPGEGQAEGEGGEGEEAAEASSEGMEEASPSSENADQEVIAEALKSICNILLHKQTGQVIAADLQLIKGVAERLKQCHDPIWNHEVRFFDLRLTFLLTALRVDVRAQLAQELHGISLLGNHLEATLGLSWADTLETARAGLEDVPPEQLPPLSRQQIELAMEILKILFNITFDTTKRKVDEEEAAGYRHLGAILRHCLMSHADGEERTEEFHSHVVHLLGNLPLPCLDVLLMPKVQQGSIEYMGVNMDAVNMLLEYMEKRLDGGHKLKETLLPSLNLLTESARIHRETRKFLRSKVLPPLRDVKNKPEVGNSLRNKLVRIMTHIDTDVKDCAAEFLFVLCKESVSRFIKYTGYGNAAGLLAARGLLRGGRDSGIYSEDEDSETEEYREAKAHINPITGAVQEEQPDPMEGMTEEQKEIEAMKLVQMFDRLSRTNLIQPMQLGMDGKMTEIAPEDLHKLTHNPLFPPEPRQEPVNSDSEDEAQ is encoded by the exons ATGAACCACTGCTTTACGTTCAGCCAGGAAGACGAGCAGTACAGAGAG GAAGGGAAGTTACGGAAG CTGCTGGGGGAGCTGGTGCTCAGCTTCCTGAACAGGGAGTTGCAGCCGTCCTGTCAGCTGGCTTGTCTAGAAACGGTCCGAATCCTGACTAGAGACAAAGATTGTCTGGATCCCTTCCTCAGCCGCTCGGCCATGTCCACTCTTGCCCGCTACGCTGGCATCGCCGTGTTCAGTACTGCCACACCTGCACACAGCCAGCCGGGGGAGGGCCAAG cggagggggagggaggagagggggaagagGCAGCAGAAGCATCCAGCGAGGGCATGGAGGAAGCCTCCCCTTCCTCAGAAAACGCTGACCAGGAAGTGATTGCTGAGGCTCTCAAGTCCATCTGTAACATCCTGCTACACAAGCAGACGGGACAG GTGATAGCAGCAGATCTACAGCTGATAAAGGGCGTGGCAGAGAGGCTGAAGCAGTGTCATGATCCCATCTGGAACCATGAG GTGCGATTCTTCGACCTGCGCCTCACCTTCCTGCTGACCGCCCTGAGAGTGGACGTCAGGGCACAGCTGGCTCAGGAGCTTCACGGCATCAGTCTGCTAG GCAACCATTTGGAGGCCACACTGGGTCTGAGTTGGGCAGATACATTGGAGACGGCCAGGGCAGGGTTAGAGGACGTCCCACCGGAACAACTGCCCCCACTGAGCCGGCAGCAGATAGAACTAGCCATGGAAATACTGAAAATACTGTTCAATATCACATTTGACACAACCAAGCGCAAGGTCGACGAG gaagAGGCAGCTGGGTACAGACATTTGGGAGCCATACTGAGACACTGTCTAATGAGTCATGCAGACGGAGAGGAGCGCACTGAGGAGTTCCACAG CCATGTTGTTCACTTGCTAGGCAACCTCCCTCTGCCCTGTCTGGATGTACTGTTGATGCCCAAAGTGCAACAAGGCTCCATAGAGTACATGGGGGTCAACATGGATGCTGTAAACATGCTGCTGGAGTACATGGAGAAAAGACTGGACGGG GGACATAAGCTGAAGGAGACCCTTCTCCCATCACTCAACTTGCTGACTGAGAGTGCCCGAATCCACCGAGAGACCAGGAAGTTCctcaggtcaaag gtgctgCCCCCACTGCGTGACGTGAAGAACAAGCCCGAGGTGGGCAATTCCTTGAGGAACAAACTAGTCCGTATAATGACACACATTGACACCGACGTCAAGGACTGTGCTGCTGAATTCCTGTTTGTTCTCTGCAAAGAAAGTG TTTCAAGGTTCATTAAGTACACTGGGTACGGTAATGCTGCAGGTCTGCTGGCTGCCAGAGGACTGCTTCGGGGGGGCAGAGACTCTGGGATCTACTCTGAAGATGAAGATTCTGAGACAGAGGAGTACAGAGAGGCCAAAGCCCA TATAAACCCAATAACAGGAGCTGTACAGGAGGAGCAGCCCGATCCCATGGAGGGAATGACAGAGGAGCAGAAAGAAATTGAAGCCATGAAGCTGGTCCAAATGTTTGACCGACTGTCAAG GACCAATTTGATCCAGCCCATGCAGCTCGGTATGGATGGGAAGATGACAGAGATTGCTCCAGAGGATCTGCATAAACTGACCCACAATCCTTTGTTCCCGCCAGAGCCCCGCCAGGAGCCAGTTAATTCAGACAGTGAAGATGAGGCTCAGtaa